DNA sequence from the Halorussus sp. MSC15.2 genome:
ACCGAAGGAAAATCAAATCACATAAACTAATTTAGTTTTTGCTAGGGTTTGAATCAGTCGTTGGTATACCCCCACGCTTCGTTTATAATTGAGCGCGATACAGCCATTGCCCGGTTGATTCTAAAGAGATTCCTGAAAATTCGAGGGAGAATCCATACGGGACTTCAGCTACTTGAACGAGGTGGAGCGACGAGAGAGTCGATAGCAGGTAACTATCCAAGTTCTCCGAACTCTCCTCTCTACCGATTGGTCGAAGGTTGGGGCAGTTCACGCAGTAGGCAGAACTGTGAGACGTTCCACTGGACTCATTGCCGTTCTTGGAGGGGCGATTATTAGTAACCTTAGCAACAACTATACCGTATGGCATTCCAGTCCGACCGACTTCACGACCTGATTCTCGGTGTGGAGCGGTCAAGGTCACGACGGGCACTCGCTCTAGGAGGCGTGTTTCTCATCGCCGGTCTGACGTTGGAGTACCTTCTCTTCGTCACGAAGTTCGAGAACGGGGTCGTCGAGGTGCTACACGAGGTGTTCCTCCTCAATGAATACGTACCTAATTGGCACGCGACCGGTGCGTTCTTCGTTATCGGCCTCGCCGCACTTCACGCCTATCTGAACGAAGGGTACCTCCCGAGCGTACTCCTTGGATGGAGCCTCGTCTACGGAAACGTCATCTGGACGATTGGGTCTCTCCAGAGAATTGAGAACTACTACCTCGACCCCGTTGCGGCGTTCGGACGCACGTTCCCCGAAGCCGTCGTCCTCGCCACGCTCGGGTTCGTTATCGGTATCGGTCTCCGTCAAGCGCGGAAGCGTCGGCGAGACCACGCTATACCGCAGTCAGACCAAGCAGAGGCTCACTCTACCGGTTGAATTTTCGGAGGGAAACGATACCATCACAGCGGCCGGACTCGGCCAGCAATAAGTACGTGTCTACTATTCGTTCGTAGGAGTCGTCACGAGCGGGTCGTAAGCGGTAACGTAGACGAAATCTGTAACGTCGGTCCGGAGCCTGAACGAGGCGAACAACGAAAGAGCGAGTAACGATTAAAGTTCACGGACCTGTTCTAATTGTACTCCCCGGTTCGGTGGCTGTGACTCTCTCTACCTCCTGAAAGGTGACCCTCTCTCCTCCAATCCAGTCGAGCGGGACGGAGTCAGTTCCGGTTGCTCCCAACGTGGACTCGTCTCCGTACAACGGGCCGACACCTTCGCTTCGAGAAGGGGCCGATACCTCGCCGGTCCAGTCCCAAAGTCGTCGAGGGAGCGGACCATCGAGAGCGGTTCGGCGCACGTCGTAGTCAGAGACGCTGGGCGATTCGTGCGCCAACACGCATCAATCGGTCGCGCTCCGTCGGCGTGAACTCGTACGGCTCAAGTTTGGCGATTCCGAGGGTTCCTTCGAGCGTGCCGCTCAACCCGATAATCGGAGCGGCGATGGACCCTTCCAACATCGTCTCGCGCGCACCGGGTTCGACGACGCCGGAGTCGTCGGTCTGTAGGTTGCATACCTGCACCGGTTCCCGACGCTCGGCCGCCAGCCCCGCCATGCCTTTGCCGAACGGAATCGTCTCGATTTCGGCGACGACGGTATCCGGGATTCCCTCCTGAGCCACGAGCGTCAGTTCGTCGCCCTCCGCCCGATGGAGGGTCCCCGAGGTGCAGTCGAACTCCTCCAAAACGTCGCGCAGAAGCGCCGTCGGGGTCTCGTCGTTCCGCCGCGTCATAGCACGTCGTTCTCCGGTTTCGTGGACGGTCGGTACTGCACGAGTCTCCTCTCACCGTTCAGTAGGCTGTCGGGGTGACTCTCCAAACCACTCCGGTTTCCCGGTCCCATTCGACCGGGAGGTGTCCTTGCGCGATTCGGGCGCGGTTGATTCGTTGGACGCCGAAGTCCACGATGTACATAGCGCCGTCGGGTCCGAACTTCACGTCGTACGGTCGCTCGAGTCCCTCGCCGACTCGGCCTTGCTTCGATGCTGGCCCCGGCTTTGCATTCTGGACGAACGCCCGCACGTCCTGTCTCCCCTCGCCGTCAGTGTCGATGACGGCGATTCGACACCCCGCCGGCTTGTCTCGGAGTGGGTTCGTGGTCCACGAGAGGTCGCCGTACTCGGGGACGAACAGTTGACCGGCGTACTCGTCCCAAGACGAGGGCGCGACGTCCGGTTTCGACGGTGACGCGTTCACCTCGTGCAGGCCGGCAACGAGCGACTCGTCCGGCTGTTCCAGACCACTTGCCTCGTGGTCGATGAGAAAAGACAGCTCTTGGGGCTGTCGTTCGCCGTCGATGTACGGTTGGGCAATCGTGGAGTTGGTGGGTTGGTATTTCGGACTCGTGACGGGGTCCATGTTGGCCGTGAAATCCGGCCAGCCGTACCACGCGCCCTCTCGGACCCGGTAGGTGGCGTCGTAATTGTCCACGATAGGCCGCCCGGGAGCGTTGTCGTACCCGTTTTCGGCGACGAACATCTCGCCTCGCTCGTTCCACGCGATGCCGA
Encoded proteins:
- a CDS encoding GAF domain-containing protein, translated to MTRRNDETPTALLRDVLEEFDCTSGTLHRAEGDELTLVAQEGIPDTVVAEIETIPFGKGMAGLAAERREPVQVCNLQTDDSGVVEPGARETMLEGSIAAPIIGLSGTLEGTLGIAKLEPYEFTPTERDRLMRVGARIAQRL